From a single Fulvivirga ulvae genomic region:
- a CDS encoding nuclear transport factor 2 family protein produces MKKIIIIILLGFSLTVQAQEKEPVNNFLDHWHKAAAEANADIFFGSIAEDGIYIGTDATERWDKESFWAFSKPYFERGKAWDFKPYDRQLHFSKDGKIAWFSELLETWMGVCRGSGVLRKSKDGWKIMQYHLSVTVPNEDIQDFIQLINQEK; encoded by the coding sequence ATGAAAAAAATCATCATTATTATTCTTCTAGGTTTTTCGCTCACGGTACAGGCACAAGAGAAAGAACCTGTTAATAACTTTCTGGATCATTGGCACAAAGCTGCTGCAGAAGCCAATGCCGACATCTTCTTTGGCAGCATAGCAGAAGATGGTATTTATATTGGAACTGATGCAACCGAACGATGGGATAAGGAATCCTTTTGGGCTTTCTCAAAGCCATATTTTGAAAGAGGAAAAGCCTGGGATTTCAAACCCTACGACCGGCAGCTACACTTTTCCAAAGATGGAAAAATAGCCTGGTTCTCTGAGCTACTGGAAACGTGGATGGGAGTATGCCGGGGATCAGGAGTTTTGCGGAAGTCAAAAGATGGCTGGAAAATCATGCAATATCACTTGTCAGTAACTGTGCCTAATGAAGATATTCAGGACTTTATTCAGTTAATTAACCAAGAAAAATAA
- a CDS encoding OmpA family protein, with amino-acid sequence MCVVELVRLRVICFGLFLLLLAFSPDVDGQRKKSKHTKAFYKNRYTPAKKADKQCFQLFKKKYNKPKHKDNQSFLASLFGTPKSKSKPMAEVDPDDTPPPIKPKPQPVVKKEPEEKPFEEQTIAEKHAKEDQVLERNNIPKPTSAKHEEIRKKVERSLQNHKDGEPIELDPLYFIFDDAEFSVVDMEPFLVAVEYALQGRMILIEGHTDSHGRDEYNVKLSIQRVEKIRELMHDMGVPDDRISVVGYGEEKSEHDNTTVEGRQKNRRVDFKVF; translated from the coding sequence ATGTGTGTTGTAGAGTTGGTCAGGTTAAGGGTTATTTGCTTTGGTTTATTCTTATTGCTTCTGGCTTTTTCGCCAGATGTAGATGGACAGAGAAAGAAAAGTAAACACACCAAAGCATTTTATAAGAATCGTTATACCCCTGCAAAGAAAGCAGATAAGCAATGTTTTCAGTTATTCAAAAAGAAGTACAATAAACCTAAGCATAAGGATAATCAGTCTTTTCTGGCCTCATTATTTGGCACTCCTAAATCCAAATCAAAACCAATGGCAGAAGTTGATCCCGATGATACGCCACCACCCATAAAGCCAAAACCACAACCTGTAGTAAAAAAAGAACCTGAAGAGAAGCCTTTCGAAGAACAAACCATTGCTGAGAAACATGCTAAGGAGGATCAGGTATTGGAAAGAAACAACATCCCAAAACCTACGTCAGCAAAGCATGAAGAGATTAGAAAAAAGGTAGAAAGAAGCCTTCAGAATCACAAAGATGGCGAACCAATAGAACTCGATCCGCTATACTTCATTTTCGATGATGCAGAGTTTTCTGTGGTTGATATGGAGCCGTTTTTAGTGGCAGTAGAATATGCACTTCAAGGTAGAATGATCCTCATAGAAGGACATACCGATAGCCATGGCCGGGATGAATACAACGTGAAGCTTTCTATACAAAGGGTTGAAAAAATCAGGGAGCTCATGCATGACATGGGGGTTCCTGATGACAGGATCTCGGTGGTTGGCTATGGTGAAGAAAAATCTGAACACGATAACACCACGGTAGAAGGGCGTCAGAAAAACAGAAGGGTTGACTTCAAAGTATTCTAG
- a CDS encoding aspartate aminotransferase family protein, producing MNFSHSVFLKHIAQTTGHPFLIDVERAEGLYLYSPDGKRYMDLISGVGVSNIGHRHPYVVNAIKEQLDKHLHVMVYGEFVQSSPNELAEKLTKLLPDNLNCCYFTNSGTEANEGALKLAKRYTGRTEIITCRRSYHGSTHGSLSVSGNEVKKYAFRPLLPEVRFIDFNSITDLDNITTKTACVIIETIQGDAGVRIPSAKYMQALRAKCNETGTLLIFDEIQTGIGRTGKLFAFEHFDVVPDILTSAKALGGGLPIGTFVSSYEIMQCLTHNPMLGHITTFGGNPVCCAAALATLNVIEDEGLLDNVDGKGLLFEQLLQHERIKEIRRKGLLFAFEFETSEEVAFIVQECLKNGVICFWFLSCPNSFRIAPPINISNDEIQEACKIIIDAINQLDNHH from the coding sequence ATGAATTTCAGTCATTCGGTCTTCCTTAAACATATTGCTCAAACTACAGGACACCCATTCTTAATAGACGTTGAACGAGCCGAAGGGCTTTATCTCTACAGCCCTGATGGCAAACGTTATATGGATCTAATTTCCGGAGTAGGTGTAAGCAATATTGGGCACAGGCATCCTTACGTTGTAAACGCCATCAAAGAGCAGCTGGATAAACACCTGCATGTAATGGTGTATGGTGAGTTTGTCCAATCTTCACCTAACGAATTGGCAGAAAAACTGACGAAGTTGTTACCTGACAATTTGAATTGCTGCTATTTTACTAACAGTGGCACCGAGGCCAACGAAGGCGCCTTAAAACTAGCCAAGCGGTATACAGGAAGGACCGAGATCATCACTTGTCGAAGATCTTACCACGGAAGCACTCATGGCTCTTTAAGTGTGTCTGGAAATGAGGTGAAAAAATATGCTTTCAGGCCGTTATTGCCGGAAGTAAGGTTTATAGACTTCAATAGTATCACTGATCTGGATAACATCACTACTAAAACAGCTTGTGTTATTATAGAAACTATTCAAGGAGACGCGGGGGTAAGGATTCCGTCTGCCAAGTACATGCAGGCTTTAAGAGCAAAATGCAACGAAACAGGTACTCTCCTTATTTTCGATGAAATACAAACCGGGATCGGCAGAACCGGGAAGTTATTTGCATTTGAGCATTTTGATGTTGTTCCCGATATACTAACTTCTGCCAAAGCTCTCGGGGGAGGTTTGCCAATTGGCACGTTCGTTTCATCTTACGAAATTATGCAGTGCCTGACACATAACCCAATGCTAGGCCATATCACCACTTTTGGAGGGAATCCGGTGTGCTGTGCCGCTGCACTCGCTACCCTCAATGTTATTGAAGATGAGGGGCTGCTCGATAACGTTGACGGCAAAGGACTGCTTTTCGAGCAGCTACTTCAACATGAAAGGATCAAAGAGATCAGGCGTAAGGGACTTCTCTTTGCGTTTGAGTTTGAAACCAGTGAGGAGGTAGCATTCATAGTACAGGAGTGCTTAAAAAATGGGGTCATCTGTTTTTGGTTCCTATCCTGCCCCAACAGCTTCAGAATTGCACCTCCTATAAACATCTCAAATGACGAGATACAGGAAGCATGTAAAATTATAATTGATGCTATAAATCAACTGGATAACCACCACTAA
- the arsC gene encoding arsenate reductase (glutaredoxin) (This arsenate reductase requires both glutathione and glutaredoxin to convert arsenate to arsenite, after which the efflux transporter formed by ArsA and ArsB can extrude the arsenite from the cell, providing resistance.) — MLTIYHNPRCRKSRETLNIIEDSGAMVEVVEYLKTPPAKGDLKRIVEKLGIKPEDLIRKGETVYKEKYKGKSLTDDEWIDAMEENPILIERPIVVKGDTAVIGRPPENVKDLL; from the coding sequence ATGCTGACCATATATCATAATCCCAGATGCCGTAAAAGCCGCGAGACTTTAAATATTATTGAGGACTCAGGGGCCATGGTGGAGGTAGTCGAATACCTGAAGACACCTCCGGCGAAGGGAGATTTAAAGCGTATTGTAGAAAAGCTTGGTATTAAACCTGAGGATTTAATAAGAAAGGGTGAGACTGTATACAAAGAGAAATATAAAGGTAAGAGCCTTACTGATGATGAATGGATAGATGCCATGGAAGAAAACCCCATTCTGATTGAAAGGCCCATAGTGGTCAAAGGTGATACCGCTGTTATAGGCCGTCCTCCCGAAAATGTAAAAGATTTGCTCTGA
- the hslV gene encoding ATP-dependent protease subunit HslV produces MTKVRSTTVLAVIHNGEVAIGADGQATMGNYVAKSNVKKIRKLQDGKIVTGFAGSTADAFTLLERFDEKLNSYGGNMKRAAIELAKDWRTDRYLRKLEAMLITADKSEVLVVSGTGDVLEPDNNIAAIGSGAMYAQSAALALKKHAQGLSAEDIVRESLNIAADICIYTNHNLVIETIKD; encoded by the coding sequence ATGACTAAAGTAAGATCAACAACCGTATTAGCGGTTATACATAATGGAGAAGTAGCAATAGGTGCTGACGGGCAAGCCACAATGGGTAACTACGTTGCTAAAAGTAACGTAAAAAAGATCAGAAAACTTCAGGACGGCAAGATAGTCACTGGTTTTGCCGGATCTACTGCAGATGCCTTTACTCTTCTTGAAAGATTTGACGAGAAGCTGAATAGTTATGGAGGCAATATGAAACGAGCGGCTATTGAGCTGGCTAAGGACTGGCGTACGGATCGCTACCTCAGGAAACTTGAAGCCATGCTAATCACTGCCGACAAGAGCGAAGTACTGGTAGTTTCCGGAACAGGCGATGTACTTGAACCCGATAATAACATTGCTGCTATAGGATCAGGAGCTATGTATGCTCAATCTGCCGCTCTGGCCCTGAAAAAGCATGCACAAGGTCTGTCCGCTGAGGATATTGTAAGAGAGAGCTTAAATATAGCCGCTGATATCTGTATCTATACCAATCATAATCTGGTAATTGAAACCATAAAAGATTAA
- a CDS encoding pyruvate dehydrogenase complex dihydrolipoamide acetyltransferase produces MAEVIRMPKMSDTMEEGVIASWLVKEGDKIKSGDILAEVETDKATMELESYEDGTLLHIGVKEKESVPVDGVIAIIGEEGEDISELLKEAQSGTKDNGADKKEEKKEAAATDDDETEEVDASDVNATLITMPKMSDTMTEGTIASWLKKEGDQVQAGDILAEVETDKATMELEAYEEGTLLYIGVKEGDSVEVDGVMAIIGEKGADFEKLLKSHKAKQKSGGGAEDKKEKKETKSAPSASEKEDDTRDTKTPSTTGEGRVKASPLAKKMAEEKGYDISKIKGSGDNGRIVKRDVEEYTPATEVVQKAAEEKGTSFNIPQVVGEESYEEVNVSQMRKTIGKRLSESKFTAPHFYITMEINMDKAIEARKSMNEFSPVKISFNDIVIKAVAAALRQHPKVNSSWLGDKIRYNKHIHIGVAVAVDEGLLVPVVRFADNKSLSHISAEVKQLAEKAHSKKLQPSDWEGNTFTISNLGMFGVEEFTAIINPPDSCILAVGGIKETAIVKNGQLVPGNVMKVTLSSDHRVVDGALGAAFLQTLKGLLENPVRILV; encoded by the coding sequence ATGGCTGAAGTAATACGTATGCCTAAAATGAGCGATACCATGGAAGAAGGTGTTATCGCGTCATGGCTGGTTAAAGAAGGAGACAAGATCAAATCCGGTGATATATTAGCAGAAGTAGAAACAGATAAGGCTACTATGGAGCTGGAGTCTTATGAAGACGGTACGCTATTGCATATAGGTGTGAAGGAAAAGGAGTCAGTGCCTGTTGATGGTGTTATTGCCATAATAGGCGAGGAGGGAGAAGATATCAGCGAGCTGCTTAAGGAGGCTCAGAGCGGAACAAAGGACAATGGAGCTGACAAAAAAGAAGAAAAGAAGGAAGCTGCTGCTACTGATGATGATGAAACAGAGGAGGTAGATGCTTCTGACGTAAATGCTACCCTGATCACCATGCCTAAAATGAGCGATACCATGACTGAAGGTACAATTGCCTCATGGTTGAAGAAAGAGGGAGACCAGGTACAGGCAGGAGATATACTTGCTGAGGTGGAGACAGACAAAGCCACTATGGAACTGGAAGCCTATGAAGAGGGCACACTTCTGTATATAGGAGTAAAAGAGGGTGATTCAGTTGAGGTAGATGGAGTAATGGCTATAATCGGTGAGAAAGGAGCTGATTTTGAAAAGCTGTTAAAATCCCATAAGGCAAAGCAAAAATCAGGTGGAGGAGCCGAAGATAAAAAAGAGAAAAAAGAAACAAAATCTGCTCCTTCGGCCTCGGAAAAGGAGGATGATACCAGAGATACAAAAACTCCTTCTACCACCGGGGAAGGCAGAGTGAAGGCCTCTCCGCTAGCCAAAAAAATGGCAGAAGAAAAAGGCTATGATATTTCAAAAATTAAAGGTTCCGGTGACAACGGGCGTATTGTAAAACGAGACGTTGAGGAATACACGCCCGCTACTGAGGTGGTGCAGAAGGCTGCTGAGGAAAAAGGAACATCTTTCAATATACCTCAGGTTGTAGGAGAGGAAAGCTACGAAGAGGTGAATGTTTCTCAGATGAGAAAGACCATCGGAAAGAGACTTTCAGAGAGCAAGTTTACCGCACCTCACTTTTATATCACCATGGAGATCAACATGGATAAGGCTATAGAGGCCAGAAAATCCATGAATGAATTCTCTCCGGTTAAGATTAGCTTTAATGATATTGTTATTAAAGCCGTTGCGGCTGCATTGAGACAGCACCCCAAAGTGAACTCATCGTGGCTTGGAGATAAGATCAGGTATAACAAACACATCCATATTGGTGTTGCAGTTGCAGTTGACGAGGGACTTTTGGTTCCGGTAGTGAGATTTGCTGACAATAAATCTTTGTCGCATATTTCTGCTGAAGTTAAACAACTGGCAGAAAAAGCGCACAGCAAAAAGCTGCAACCATCAGATTGGGAGGGCAATACGTTTACTATTTCTAATCTTGGAATGTTTGGGGTTGAAGAATTTACTGCTATTATCAATCCGCCAGATTCATGCATTTTAGCAGTTGGAGGTATAAAAGAAACTGCTATTGTTAAAAATGGTCAGCTTGTACCTGGTAATGTCATGAAAGTAACACTGTCCTCAGACCACCGAGTAGTGGACGGAGCCTTGGGAGCTGCTTTCCTTCAAACTCTTAAAGGGTTGTTAGAAAACCCGGTGAGAATACTGGTTTAA